Within the Gloeobacter kilaueensis JS1 genome, the region CTTCGATGAGCAGATTGCGCAGATGGAAGCTCAGCTAGAAGCGCTGCTCGCCCAAGACTCGCTTTGGCATCAAGCTGCAACCAAGCTGCGCACTATCAAAGGCATTGGGTCTGTCACCGCTGGGTGGGTGTTGGTGAGTACCCTCAACTTCGGCTGCTGTGCAACGGTGGAAGCGGCGGTGGCCTACGCGGGTCTCGCTCCCCGCTCCCACCGTAGCGGCACCAGCCTTCATAGACCAGAGCGCATCGGCCATGCAGGCAATGCCCGCTTACGCACGGCGCTGTATATGGCGAGCTTGAGTGCGATCCGCTGCAATCAGCAGATTAAAAGCTTTTACCAGCGGCTACGAGCAGCCGGTAAACCGGCAAAGGTAGCGCTTTGCGCTGCGGCTCGCAAACTCTTACACATTGCCTGGGCGGTTGTGAAAACAGACACGCCTTTCGATGCAGAGCACGGCAGGTTGGTTTGCTTGCAGTAGGGCGGAGGAAGAGAAGAAAGGAGGAGGCTGCTTGACTCTCAATACCGTATCTCTTCTCCTCTGCCCGGCGGGGCAGCCCCCCATTCGGGGGGCAGGAGGAGGAGAGGGGGGGCAGGGGGGGTGTGGAGGGGTGGGGGACGGTTTTAGCAAATACCCAAAAATTCGCTTCCCCCACCCCAGCCCAAACCCGATGCTTTTTTCGCTTCGTCTACTCAGCACAAAGATTTCCCAGTCCCCACGTCACTCCTACCCTCAAGGAAAGGGGCAGGAGCGAATCTCAAATTCACCTTACTTTTCCCACGACGGGAGGCAACTAGGGCAAAAGTCCGAACACGCCGACGCTGTCGGTCGTACCCACATAAACTTTGCCGTTGGCCACCGTCGGCACGATAAATTTGTTGCCGGTACCGAACTGATCGCGGCCATTGGGAGCCTGGTTGCTGTTGTAGAGTTCGCGGCTCAGGTTGGTGGCATCGTAGGCGTGCAGGGTGGCGCTGGTGGTGTTTTCTGCTGCCCAGAGGATGGCATCGGCGGTGCCGTTGGCTGAAATGCTGGGGGTCGTACCGGGATAGACGAAGGTGTTGGCACTCCGGGAGACGGGCGTGGTGCTCAGCCGGGCGTCGGTGATCGAGAATGCCTTGATGACATCGTTGATTGCACCAAAGTAGACAGTGCCCTTGAAATAGGCAGGCGTGCCAAATTCGGCGTCTGCCAGAGCGAGGGGCAGTTCCTGATAGATGTTGCTGTTGTCGGTCGGATTGAACTTGCCCAGGTTGTCGCGATCGACGACGTAGATGTTCTGGTCTTTGCCTGCTCCGAGGGCCAGACGCCGGGTGCTCCCTTGAGCGTCGGTAAAGTCCGGCAGCACGAGGATGCCCCCAGAACCGAGATCCTGGTCGATGCGCGATTCGGCGACGGTGTTGTACATCGTGAAGTAGTCGGCCACCTTCAGCCGCCGACTGCCCGCCGACAGTTTGAGGATGGCATTGCCGAAGTTGTTGTCGATCGGAAAACCCCTGCCATTCAAGGTGGTGTCGAAGGTGCCGTTGCCCGTCATGACGTAGATGTTGCTGCCGTCGGTGGCCGGGGCACCGCCGCTGGCCCAGATCGCTCCATCCTCTCCGTTCGGCGTCAGATTGAGGGTGCTGACTTTAGCCAGAGTCTTGCCGCTGTAGCCAATCACCCAGCCCGTGTAGGGCGAGATGTCACAGTGGGAAGCCCAGCTCGTGTAGACGACACCGCCCAGCAGCAGCAGGCCGGCTCGTTCCTTGTACTGCTTGGGATCGAAGGGCACCGTGCCATCGGTGCTACCCGCCCCGGTGCCCGGATAGCTGGCAGCGATCGTCTGGGGTCCGCCGAACAATTCTTTGCCGGTAGTGATATCGAGGGCGTGGAGGCGCTGGTAATAATTGCCCGCCCCATCCTTGCTCATTGCCACCGCATAAAGCGCGCCGCGAGGCCCGGCGGCCAGATCGATGACCGGGGTGGAAGTCACACCGATTTCGGGGGTGACCTGATCGCAGCGGCGCGGATCGGAGGGCACCTCACCACTTTTAAGCAGGCTCACCTGCCAGAGTTGGGTGCCGGTGTCGGCGTCAAAGGCGTAGACACTGTCGTGCTCGGTGGCAACAAACAGAACGTTGCGGGTGCCTTTGCCTGGAATCGCCAGGGCAGATTTGTAGAGGGGCTGAGCATCGACCTTTCCATCGACGGGGATCGTGAAGAGCTTGCCGAAAGTGGCAAAATTGACGTTCGCTGGTGTCAGGATCGTTTCGCTCAGATTCTGGCCAGTGCGAGCGTTGTCGTTGTGATAGGTCAACACATCCACCTGAGCAACGGCGGAACCTGCAGATAGAAACACACTGGCAACTGTGAGTCCAAATATCTGAAAAAAGCAACTCTGATCAGTCTGGAAACTGTCAGTCAGGATGCCCTCAAATCTTGAGAATAGCTTCATGATTCTCCCCCGGTGTTATGTGGCCCGACACACAGCATTTTAGGGGCCGCTGGGGGTGAGACCTTCCTCGTCTCCCCTGCAGAGGGCAGGATCAAAAAAGCACACCCTGGAAGAGGCCAGTAACGGTTTTTTTGCGGCGACCGGAGCGGACCGGCTCGAAGCGGAAGAGGGTCTGGACAGTATCGAGCGGCCCGTGATCGCTGAAGGCGGAGGGATGGAGGTTTTCGAGCTTCAATTCGCCCCGGATGAACTGCGAGAGCTGGTGGATCAGATCGCCGTCGATGCCATCCTCCTCGAAACCATTCATGGTGAGTTCGCCGCGTACCCGGTTGTCGTAGGCGAGCTTCGCGCCGACCAGTTTGAGGGCGGCAAGCTGGAAGCTGTCGCGGTAGACGAAGGCATGGACTTCTACCGGTTGGGTCTGGCCGGGCCGCCAGGAGCGCGCACCGCTCTGACGAAAGTTGGTCGCCCCGAAGGGCACCTCCAGATAAACGATTGTCGGAAATTCCCGCAGGTTGAGGCCCGTCTCGACGCAGCGGCTGTTGATAATCACAGCGTCGGTGTCGGCGAGTACGGCCAGCAGCTTGCGGCGGCGGTCGTGGGGAGCACTGTCGAGGACGTACTGGCGGTTGGTGGGCGGGAGCGGTTCGCCCGGCTGGTAGGGCCGACAGTGGTGCGGGGCAGTAGCGTAAAAGCCTGCAATGCGCAGGTTCTGCCCTTCGCGCCGGTTAAAGTAGTCGCTCGCGCCAAGAAAGCGGTCGATATAGTCGTAGCGGCCCGTGTGGCAGACGTAGATGAGCGTCTTGCGGCCCAGGGCTTTTTGCCGCAGCAGGAGCTTGAAGACGGCTTCTTCTTTGGGGAGCAGGCGCAGGCAACTGCCGTCCGGAGCCGCCAGACCGGCGAGCGGCTCGAAGCGGGCAATGGCAGTGCCGTTGCTGTCGGTGAGCACCAGATCCTCGGCAGCAAAGCACAGATCTGGGCAGACCAGTTGCTTTTGCAACGCTGCGGCACTCAACCGCCAATCGCCATCTTCCAGCGCTTGAGCGATGGCGCTGTTGAAAGCATGGACCCGCTCCGCCTGCTCGGGCTCCATCGCGACGAGATGCTGGTACTGCAACAGCGGCGGCATCTTGAGATCCGCCAGATCGCTCAGCAGCAGGGGAATACCCAGTTCGAGCAGGTAGTGCTTGAGAATGTTCGGGTGGATGCCGGGGCGCTCGCGCAGGCGGACAATTTTTTTGCCGCTGTCGCTGTCGGTGACAATCGAGCGCTGCCAGAGGCCGTAGGTGCGGGCAAAGCGGCCCGCTTCGCTGAATTTGAAGTCGCGGCGGTAGCGACCAGAAAGGGCGTGCAATAGGTAGTGCAGGCTGCTGGCGTAACCGTCGCTGGGCGAAGCGGTCATCGCCAGGGTGTAGCGGGCCTGACAGACCAGAGCACGGAAGGCACCGGCCTGGCTGGTGTCGCGGGCCTTGTACATGTGCGCCTCGTCGGCGAGCAACAGATCGATAGGCAGGTCGCTGTGCTTGAGCCAGAGGGGCAGGGGCCACTGGCTGCGGCGGGGGCTGTCGGCGAGTTGGTGGGCGTAGCTGAAGAGCGGTTCACTGCAATGACAGAAATCTGCTGCAGCGCTCAAAGGCTCCCCCGGCTGGAGAATGCGCTCGAAGCAGCGCGGGCAGTAGGCTGCCTGCGAGAGGCTCACCTCGCGGCGCACCAGCGCCAGACGGGCCTGCCAGAGCTTTGCAAAGCCACCTTCCCGGCTACCGGACACTTTCTCGCGGATGAACTGGGCAATGGCACTGTGGCTCGGAAACTGGGGGGCGGCGCTGAGCCATTCCAGGCAGAGGCGGGGGCTGATGGCAGTGAGGGCAGCGAGTTTGTCGCGCTGGTTGTTTGCCCAGAGCCGCCGCAGGGTGGTGAGCAGGTTGGCCTGCGCCCAGGGAGGAGAAAGGTGAGAACGAACAGGAGGCAGCGCTGGACCGGGCAGGCGCGGTGTGCCGTCGCTCAGATGCCAGACGGTAGCGGTGCCCAGGACGCGGCGGCGCAGTACAGCCGGATAGCGCTGGCGGCTGCCGCGCAGGATGTGGGGCGTGACCAGAAAAAAGACCAGCTCCTCGCTCACCGCTCCGGTGCGCCACTGGCGGCGGTACTCGCCGAGAGTAGCCAGGCTCTGTACCGGCACGATCCGGCGGCTGGTGTCCCTGGGCAGGGCCGCCTCGATCTCCTCGCGCCACTGGCTGCTATTCTGTTCGTCCTCCTGCACCAGATGGGCCGGGGCAAGGACGACGATATGAAACGGGCGGTGCTTTTGTTCTTTTTTTGCTAGACAGGCGGCGGTCGCCACTCCCATCAGCGATTTGCCGGTGCCGGTCTGGGCGATGAGGGCGGCGGTGCGCCACCCGGCGGCAAAGCGGCTGACCAGGGCGTTGATCGCATCGCGCTGGCCATGAAACGGGGCGCGGGCCAGCGTCAGATCCCGGCAGTGATCCTCCCCCTGCCAGAGCGGCTCCGGCAGGCGCACCTGCGGTCTCAGCGTCTGGATATATTCGCCGACGTCGCCGATCTTGGGGGGACGTCGCTCGTAGCGCTCGATCCAGCGGG harbors:
- a CDS encoding PQQ-binding-like beta-propeller repeat protein, with protein sequence MFLSAGSAVAQVDVLTYHNDNARTGQNLSETILTPANVNFATFGKLFTIPVDGKVDAQPLYKSALAIPGKGTRNVLFVATEHDSVYAFDADTGTQLWQVSLLKSGEVPSDPRRCDQVTPEIGVTSTPVIDLAAGPRGALYAVAMSKDGAGNYYQRLHALDITTGKELFGGPQTIAASYPGTGAGSTDGTVPFDPKQYKERAGLLLLGGVVYTSWASHCDISPYTGWVIGYSGKTLAKVSTLNLTPNGEDGAIWASGGAPATDGSNIYVMTGNGTFDTTLNGRGFPIDNNFGNAILKLSAGSRRLKVADYFTMYNTVAESRIDQDLGSGGILVLPDFTDAQGSTRRLALGAGKDQNIYVVDRDNLGKFNPTDNSNIYQELPLALADAEFGTPAYFKGTVYFGAINDVIKAFSITDARLSTTPVSRSANTFVYPGTTPSISANGTADAILWAAENTTSATLHAYDATNLSRELYNSNQAPNGRDQFGTGNKFIVPTVANGKVYVGTTDSVGVFGLLP
- a CDS encoding DEAD/DEAH box helicase family protein; protein product: MFFADSSFRPGRTALPRPEQVKLISQSGLWVTSAALHEQVLYPAVPEGDHFPLLTALSVNNTATLLAAGAFDTLLAFDPARPVAELPRVPPEVYLSWPAGAPAATHHLGNGTLWQVSLDEQCSAWADWLVGDEGRVVGLSLFGKPQQIGAIAGVLDRREPVLAAPATVQAEPLCLALDTEPYLQLQQSVALDLEHRLWVHPHALLRNVEQQGLRQFYLVGRQPLWKFARLLKAVEPVPFLPIWAPQLYQFALDRRYLRDLGQAVLRVQLPDAGHTSPFARFLVQALKQGRLPLPEGYDFLARTVAGKSYHLVAEEYDPQRHQTTQIACERFSAGTRLLYFDGTLVELRPGADGSTQAPAPASPPEQPERTPRWIERYERRPPKIGDVGEYIQTLRPQVRLPEPLWQGEDHCRDLTLARAPFHGQRDAINALVSRFAAGWRTAALIAQTGTGKSLMGVATAACLAKKEQKHRPFHIVVLAPAHLVQEDEQNSSQWREEIEAALPRDTSRRIVPVQSLATLGEYRRQWRTGAVSEELVFFLVTPHILRGSRQRYPAVLRRRVLGTATVWHLSDGTPRLPGPALPPVRSHLSPPWAQANLLTTLRRLWANNQRDKLAALTAISPRLCLEWLSAAPQFPSHSAIAQFIREKVSGSREGGFAKLWQARLALVRREVSLSQAAYCPRCFERILQPGEPLSAAADFCHCSEPLFSYAHQLADSPRRSQWPLPLWLKHSDLPIDLLLADEAHMYKARDTSQAGAFRALVCQARYTLAMTASPSDGYASSLHYLLHALSGRYRRDFKFSEAGRFARTYGLWQRSIVTDSDSGKKIVRLRERPGIHPNILKHYLLELGIPLLLSDLADLKMPPLLQYQHLVAMEPEQAERVHAFNSAIAQALEDGDWRLSAAALQKQLVCPDLCFAAEDLVLTDSNGTAIARFEPLAGLAAPDGSCLRLLPKEEAVFKLLLRQKALGRKTLIYVCHTGRYDYIDRFLGASDYFNRREGQNLRIAGFYATAPHHCRPYQPGEPLPPTNRQYVLDSAPHDRRRKLLAVLADTDAVIINSRCVETGLNLREFPTIVYLEVPFGATNFRQSGARSWRPGQTQPVEVHAFVYRDSFQLAALKLVGAKLAYDNRVRGELTMNGFEEDGIDGDLIHQLSQFIRGELKLENLHPSAFSDHGPLDTVQTLFRFEPVRSGRRKKTVTGLFQGVLF